From the genome of Thermoflexus hugenholtzii, one region includes:
- a CDS encoding RHS repeat-associated core domain-containing protein, with protein sequence MLAQGGSPAGVTRYLPYGAIRLETGRFPTDHRFTGQRWKASLGLYDYRARFYDPTLGRFLQPDSLVPKHRDQWVCSWHADAFTCLMRCCGAQIAQPGSGPSPIVAPGSRECDTSKPEAGFRSSAREPSGSQHPRRVSWPRESLPGSPTDGPRNGQRRMRVAGFDRPSEEG encoded by the coding sequence ATGCTGGCGCAGGGCGGAAGCCCGGCGGGCGTGACCCGGTATCTCCCGTATGGCGCCATCCGGCTGGAGACCGGGCGCTTCCCCACCGACCATCGCTTCACTGGCCAGCGGTGGAAGGCATCCCTCGGGCTGTATGACTACCGGGCGCGCTTTTATGATCCCACCCTGGGCCGCTTCCTGCAGCCGGATTCGCTGGTGCCGAAGCATAGAGATCAGTGGGTGTGTAGCTGGCATGCCGATGCCTTTACCTGTCTGATGAGATGTTGTGGAGCGCAAATAGCGCAACCTGGAAGCGGGCCTTCCCCTATCGTCGCTCCGGGTAGCCGGGAGTGTGACACTTCGAAACCGGAAGCGGGATTCAGATCATCTGCAAGGGAGCCCTCCGGAAGTCAGCACCCTCGCCGCGTATCATGGCCCCGGGAGTCCCTTCCGGGTTCACCCACCGACGGACCCCGGAACGGTCAGCGCCGGATGCGGGTTGCCGGGTTTGACAGGCCCTCTGAAGAAGGTTAG
- the speE gene encoding polyamine aminopropyltransferase — protein sequence MAQGALAEEPFEGMTLTFAEESTITAVYQVRRVLAHERSPLQEIAILELENWGKALVLDGVIQFTQRDEFFYHESLVHPAMMAHPNPRRVLVIGGGDGGVAREALRYPTVEEVTVVEVDGRVVELCRQHMPEFASSFDDPRVRLIIGNGRSFLEEQAGSYDVILLDSNDPLAELARSLFDPVFFRLCAEHLTDEGMLALHLSESLFREGYLGYEAPTVRGALSRLFRYVETIPMPYSTYPCNWWSFIVCSKGLDPRVVRNPHPFRGRYYDPAYHAWLFAPAAFIERLETLKGTF from the coding sequence ATGGCTCAGGGAGCGCTGGCAGAGGAGCCCTTCGAGGGCATGACCTTGACCTTCGCCGAGGAGAGCACCATCACCGCCGTCTACCAGGTCCGCCGGGTCCTGGCCCACGAGCGCAGCCCGCTGCAGGAGATCGCCATCCTGGAGCTGGAGAACTGGGGCAAGGCCCTGGTCCTGGACGGCGTGATCCAGTTCACCCAGCGGGACGAGTTTTTCTACCACGAGTCCCTGGTCCACCCGGCGATGATGGCCCATCCCAACCCCCGCCGCGTGCTGGTCATCGGGGGCGGGGACGGCGGGGTGGCCCGGGAGGCCCTGCGCTATCCGACGGTGGAGGAGGTGACGGTGGTGGAGGTCGACGGCCGGGTGGTGGAGCTGTGCCGGCAGCATATGCCCGAGTTCGCCTCCTCTTTCGACGATCCCCGGGTCCGCTTGATCATCGGCAACGGCCGCTCGTTCCTCGAGGAGCAGGCCGGATCCTATGATGTCATCCTTCTGGACTCCAACGATCCTCTGGCGGAGCTGGCCCGCAGTCTCTTCGATCCCGTCTTCTTCCGGCTGTGCGCGGAACACCTCACCGATGAAGGGATGCTGGCCCTCCATCTTTCGGAATCCCTGTTCCGGGAAGGCTACCTGGGCTACGAGGCGCCGACGGTGCGGGGCGCGCTGAGCCGGCTGTTCCGATACGTAGAGACCATCCCCATGCCCTATTCCACCTACCCCTGCAACTGGTGGAGCTTCATCGTCTGCTCAAAGGGGCTGGACCCCCGGGTGGTCCGCAACCCGCATCCCTTCCGGGGGCGCTACTACGACCCCGCTTACCACGCCTGGCTCTTCGCCCCAGCCGCCTTCATCGAGCGCCTGGAGACGCTAAAGGGAACGTTTTAG
- a CDS encoding RHS repeat-associated core domain-containing protein, giving the protein MQAIDHRFTGQRWEQGLGLYDYRARFYDPTLGRFLQPDPIVPEPGNPQALNRYAYVYNNPLRYTDPSGHVPVILVMMGIGAATGALINYGVQVAANISQNGLQVQAFTNVNWAAVGASAVAGAVGGATFYGASAVLGTGLWGMVGAGAFSGAVSGQAARATENVLTGKAIGEGLGDPVELGRDAIIGGLSGGIFHGVDRMVMRAAFRGTYVYISEGRTPGHPGNRAAAWRTNGQSDLFHDRYFPNKSRGCKSFGSSSDSCVSNRV; this is encoded by the coding sequence TTGCAGGCCATAGACCACCGCTTCACCGGGCAGCGGTGGGAGCAAGGCCTGGGCCTGTATGACTACCGGGCGCGCTTTTATGACCCCACGCTGGGCCGCTTCCTGCAGCCGGATCCCATCGTGCCCGAGCCGGGGAACCCGCAGGCGCTCAACCGCTACGCCTACGTTTACAACAACCCGCTGAGGTACACCGACCCCAGTGGCCACGTTCCGGTCATCCTGGTGATGATGGGGATTGGCGCAGCCACCGGAGCGCTGATCAACTACGGGGTGCAGGTGGCGGCCAACATCAGCCAGAACGGCCTTCAGGTGCAGGCCTTTACGAACGTCAATTGGGCTGCTGTCGGGGCCAGCGCCGTCGCCGGGGCGGTCGGTGGAGCCACCTTCTATGGAGCCAGCGCGGTGTTGGGGACAGGCTTATGGGGGATGGTGGGCGCAGGGGCGTTCAGTGGCGCAGTCTCTGGGCAAGCGGCTCGGGCCACCGAGAACGTGCTGACCGGGAAGGCTATCGGGGAAGGGTTAGGCGATCCGGTTGAACTGGGGCGGGATGCGATCATCGGTGGGCTCAGCGGCGGGATCTTCCACGGTGTGGATCGGATGGTGATGCGAGCGGCATTTCGGGGAACCTATGTGTATATCTCGGAAGGGAGAACTCCGGGCCATCCAGGAAACCGGGCTGCTGCGTGGAGGACGAACGGACAATCCGACTTATTTCACGACCGATATTTTCCAAACAAGTCAAGAGGCTGTAAGTCGTTTGGCTCTTCTTCGGACTCCTGCGTATCGAATCGAGTTTGA
- a CDS encoding C39 family peptidase, producing the protein MGRWGWRMGGALILLMGLGALWEGLHLLPPRYVARLVPEPLQAWIWPAHPAAVPTPSTPVPPERLAVLLTPLTPALRPSPGPTPSRTPVPSPSPRPSPSPTPRPLPTPTVTPPVFPGPTQAARNTPAALNEADVLLYGVRHTFQTWNNCGPATLAMALSFYGWRGTQKEAAAVLKPDPEDKNVSPEEMAAFVRSLGLGARVRVNGTLPLLQQLLRNGFPVIIETGFEPDPRQGWMGHYRLLIGFSERRGQFIVMDSYMGPNQGIPYAEVDRYWRHFQRAYIVIYRPEDEERVRALIGPVWDDDGRMWAEALARAQEELVADPRDAFAWFNAGAAFLHLGRAEEAATAFDQARTLGLPWRILWYRFEPFEAYLAVGRYADVIALADANLRVTPYVEEWYDYKGQALLALGDREGARAMFQRALQFNPNFQAAREHLTALTP; encoded by the coding sequence ATGGGCCGCTGGGGCTGGCGGATGGGGGGAGCGCTGATCCTCCTTATGGGACTGGGAGCGTTGTGGGAAGGGCTCCACCTGCTTCCCCCGCGGTATGTCGCCCGCCTGGTCCCGGAGCCCCTTCAGGCCTGGATCTGGCCCGCCCATCCCGCCGCCGTCCCCACTCCCTCGACGCCGGTGCCCCCGGAGCGACTGGCCGTTCTCCTGACGCCCCTCACGCCTGCGCTGCGACCCTCCCCAGGCCCCACCCCTTCCCGGACCCCGGTCCCCTCTCCTTCTCCTCGTCCATCGCCCTCGCCCACTCCTCGCCCCTTGCCGACGCCGACGGTGACCCCGCCGGTTTTCCCCGGGCCCACCCAGGCCGCGCGCAACACCCCGGCAGCCCTGAACGAGGCCGACGTCCTGCTGTATGGCGTGCGCCACACGTTCCAGACCTGGAACAATTGCGGCCCGGCCACCTTGGCCATGGCGTTGAGTTTCTACGGCTGGCGGGGCACTCAGAAAGAGGCCGCTGCCGTCCTCAAGCCGGACCCCGAGGACAAGAACGTTTCCCCCGAGGAGATGGCGGCCTTCGTCCGGAGCCTGGGGCTGGGGGCCCGGGTGCGGGTGAACGGAACCCTCCCCCTCTTGCAGCAGCTGCTCCGAAACGGGTTCCCGGTGATCATCGAGACCGGCTTCGAGCCGGACCCCCGGCAGGGGTGGATGGGGCACTACCGCCTGCTCATCGGGTTCAGCGAGCGGCGGGGCCAGTTCATCGTGATGGATTCTTACATGGGGCCGAACCAGGGGATCCCTTACGCCGAGGTGGACCGCTACTGGCGCCACTTCCAGCGCGCTTATATCGTGATCTATCGTCCGGAGGATGAGGAGCGGGTGCGGGCGCTGATCGGGCCGGTCTGGGACGACGATGGACGGATGTGGGCGGAAGCCCTCGCCCGGGCCCAGGAGGAGCTCGTCGCCGATCCCCGGGACGCCTTCGCCTGGTTCAACGCCGGCGCGGCGTTCCTCCATCTGGGGCGGGCGGAGGAGGCGGCGACGGCCTTCGATCAGGCCCGGACCCTGGGGCTGCCCTGGCGGATCCTCTGGTATCGCTTTGAGCCCTTTGAGGCCTACCTGGCCGTCGGCCGCTACGCCGACGTGATCGCCCTGGCCGACGCCAACCTCCGGGTCACGCCCTATGTGGAAGAGTGGTATGACTACAAAGGGCAGGCTCTGCTGGCCTTGGGGGATCGGGAAGGCGCCCGCGCCATGTTCCAACGGGCACTACAGTTCAACCCGAACTTCCAGGCCGCTCGGGAGCATCTAACGGCCCTCACCCCATGA